A genomic segment from Sander vitreus isolate 19-12246 chromosome 3, sanVit1, whole genome shotgun sequence encodes:
- the LOC144515666 gene encoding kelch repeat and BTB domain-containing protein 8 — MNAVRGGTVTWRPQPWQDGDGGGGEPLSDSDSEEEDFPDDSTTPLGDYITHGLKQLLDAQQLCDVTLLVEGKKFMCHRVLLAAVSPYFRAMFTSPLVESRLTEIRLEEVTPSVMETVIQFVYTGEAGLSLDTAEDLFVAANRLQVMPLQDLCSRFLFEHLSVDNCLGMYSLARSHHDQLLLRASLRLVAQHFPRVARQKDFLLLDHGTLGSLLSSDRLGVDSEAEVYDAARRWAEHQPLDRYAHMPALLHHLRPGLLSQEESRRLCQELGPAAAGEGLGGPLRPREGMFEKKIVCVDLTPREEDNLAARDYTVDCFDPRTGKWEKLAALGSLVSPGCTAVGDRLFVAGGILRTGSVSAAVHEYDAVLDRWVERPSMIQPRAMLGLLGCGESIYALGGSNRSALLDSSETLELTTLQWAPGPRLPLPLRAFASAALRGRLYLLGGTTLEQNRAVVHSGVLIYHTLTDCWTRVALDSGATCLAGGVAVRGGVCAIGGYMRDTTKFLDGNYTNLETLDATGRVLFFREGRGSGVEREVTGGGVMVTAEQRGGAGGGSDRSPSPVVFPGLPRRIAAGGVARWKRRIYVLGGENGSRFYDSVYCWKPGWRSWVQRREKLPGDTGGVSQFGCTTLKFPKKHILSRLRLAKENCKKSTD; from the exons ATGAATGCTGTGCGGGGGGGCACAGTCACCTGGCGTCCCCAGCCGTGGCAGGATGGGGACGGGGGAGGAGGAGAACCTCTGTCGGACagcgactcagaggaggaggactTCCCTGATGACAGTACCACACCACTTGGAGACTACATCACACATG GATTGAAGCAGCTCCTGGATGCTCAGCAGCTGTGTGATGTTACTCTACTTGTTGAAGGAAAGAAGTTCATGTGTCACAG AGTCCTCTTAGCAGCCGTGAGCCCGTATTTTCGGGCCATGTTCACCAGCCCGCTGGTAGAGTCTCGCCTCACTGAGATCCGACTGGAGGAGGTGACGCCGTCTGTCATGGAGACTGTCATCCAGTTTGTGTACACCGGTGAGGCTGGGCTCTCTCTGGACACAGCTGAGGATCTGTTTGTGGCCGCCAACAGGCTTCAGGTGATGCCCCTTCAAGACCTGTGCTCCAG GTTTCTATTTGAGCACCTCTCAGTGGATAACTGCCTGGGGATGTACTCTCTTGCTCGCTCTCACCATGACCAGCTGCTGCTACGTGCCTCCCTGCGGCTCGTAGCCCAGCACTTCCCCCGGGTGGCCCGGCAGAAAGACTTCCTCCTGCTTGACCACGGCACCTTAGGCAGCCTCCTGAGCTCTGACCGCCTGGGGGTGGACTCGGAAGCAGAGGTTTACGACGCGGCACGCCGCTGGGCAGAGCACCAACCCTTAGATCGCTACGCCCACATGCCAGCTCTGCTTCACCACCTGCGGCCGGGGCTGCTGTCCCAGGAAGAGAGCCGAAGACTGTGCCAGGAGTTGGGGCCCGCTGCAGCTGGTGAGGGCCTTGGGGGGCCTCTGAGACCACGGGAGGGCATGTTTGAGAAGAAGATTGTCTGTGTGGACCTGACACCTCGGGAAGAAGATAATTTAGCTGCAAGAGACTATACAGTGGACTGCTTTGATCCTCGGACAGGGAAGTGGGAGAAGTTAGCAGCACTGGGTTCACTGGTCAGTCCCGGCTGTACGGCTGTAGGTGACCGGCTGTTTGTAGCGGGTGGGATTCTGCGGACAGGCTCTGTGTCTGCAGCTGTGCATGAATATGATGCAGTGTTGGACCGCTGGGTAGAGCGGCCTTCCATGATCCAGCCGCGGGCTATGCTAGGCCTGCTGGGCTGTGGAGAGTCTATCTATGCCTTGGGTGGTAGTAACCGCTCAGCTCTGCTGGACTCCAGTGAGACCCTGGAGCTGACTACGCTTCAGTGGGCTCCAGGGCCTCGGTTACCGCTCCCTCTGCGCGCCTTTGCCAGCGCAGCATTACGTGGACGGCTTTACCTTCTGGGTGGAACCACACTTGAACAGAACCGTGCTGTGGTCCACTCAGGGGTGCTTATTTATCATACCCTAACAGACTGCTGGACACGTGTGGCTCTGGACTCTGGCGCCACCTGTCTGGCTGGAGGAGTAGCAGTGCGAGGAGGAGTGTGTGCAATTGGGGGATACATGAGGGATACCACCAAGTTCCTGGATGGAAACTACACCAATCTGGAGACTTTAGACGCCACTGGGCGTGTTCTGTTTTTCAGAGAGGGCAGGGGGTCTGGAGTAGAGAGGGAGGTGACTGGGGGAGGGGTGATGGTCACTGCAGAGCAGCGAGGGGGTGCAGGTGGTGGAAGCGACCGTTCCCCAAGCCCTGTGGTATTTCCCGGGCTGCCACGGCGGATTGCAGCTGGGGGCGTGGCCAGGTGGAAACGCAGGATTTATGTGCTGGGTGGGGAAAATGGCTCACGGTTCTATGACAGTGTGTACTGTTGGAAGCCCGGCTGGCGCAGTTGGGTCCAGAGACGTGAGAAACTCCCTGGAGACACTGGAGGGGTGAGCCAGTTTGGGTGTACCACTTTAAAGTTCCCTAAGAAACACATCCTGTCCAGACTGAGACTAGCCAAAGAAAACTGCAAGAAGTCCACTGACTAG
- the sars2 gene encoding serine--tRNA ligase, mitochondrial, which produces MATCIGMVARVGGTVLTVLKPVARQCSRQRTRVFIPHRFSHGARSSLYEHVREGYSDKPELDMRAVCEETDKVIANVENRKGDLRGDDVRNIVCVWQELQAVKTEISGLEEQKKHISDTVKALVAKNDKKALGNLPEYTQALQKGREIRNRLNQLYPKETELDQEHYGRALRLPNATHPDVPVGDESQARVVELVGQKPEFDFKPRGHVELGEELGLIRQRHLAHVSGHRSYYLRGAGARLQTALQNFALDTLQRRGFIPMVVPDMLKGAVFEGCGMQPNAHHSQVYSLDQARFPDLNLAGTGEVGVAGYFMDHAVNWKDLPVRTVCSSTCYRAETDTGRETWGLYRVHHFNKVEMFGITADETGEESSQLLGELVSLQKEMFSALELHYRVLDMPTQELGPPAHRKYDIEAWMPGRDSYGEISSGSNCTDYQSRRLNILYEREDGSLQYAHTVNATACAIPRTIIAILETHQTKDGTVRVPRALQPYLGLEVIETPKYTPLKYIGPNQPSRPPRPAPKTR; this is translated from the exons ATGGCGACCTGCATCGGCATGGTCGCAAGAGTTGGAGGCACTGTTCTGACTGTGTTAAAGCCGGTAGCAAGACAATGTTCAAGGCAGAGGACACGTGTGTTCATCCCGCACCGCTTTTCCCACGGAGCCCGGAGCAGTTTGTACGAGCATGTCCGTGAAGGTTATAGCGACAAGCCCGAGCTCGATATGAGAGCAGTGTGTGAGGAGACCGACAAAGTCATAGCAAATGTAGAGAACAGGAAGGGGGACCTGCGAGGCGACGATGTCAGGAATATT GTATGTGTGTGGCAGGAGCTTCAGGCAGTGAAGACAGAAATCTCGGGGctagaggagcagaagaaacaCATCAGTGACACAGTCAAAGCACTAGTG GCCAAGAATGACAAGAAAGCCCTTGGCAAT CTTCCAGAGTACACCCAGGCTCTGCAGAAGGGCCGAGAGATCCGCAACAGACTGAATCAACTTTACCCCAAAGAGACTGAGCTGGATCAGGAACACTATGGACGAGCGCTCAGACTGCCCAACGCCACACACCCTGATGtg ccAGTTGGAGACGAGAGCCAGGCAAGGGTGGTGGAACTGGTTGGACAGAAACCAG aGTTTGACTTCAAGCCCAGAGGCCATGTAGAGCTGGGGGAGGAGTTGGGTCTCATCAGGCAGCG ACATCTAGCTCATGTCTCTGGCCACAGGTCCTACTATCTGAGGGGAGCAGGGGCCAGACTTCAGACTGCACTCCAAAACTTTGCCCTTGACACACTGCAGCGACGG GGCTTCATTCCTATGGTTGTACCTGACATGCTGAAGGGGGCAGTGTTT GAGGGTTGTGGAATGCAGCCCAACGCCCATCACTCTCAGGTCTATTCACTGGACCAGGCCCGTTTCCCAGACCTCAATCTGGCTGGGACTGGAGAGGTCGGGGTGGCAG GCTATTTCATGGATCATGCAGTAAATTGGAAGGACCTGCCTGTCAG GACGGTGTGCAGCAGCACCTGCTACAGAGCAGAGACGgacacaggcagagagacatgGGGGCTCTACAGAGTACATCACTTTAACAAG GTAGAGATGTTTGGAATAACAGCAGATGAGACAGGAGAAGAGAGCTCTCAGCTGCTGGGAGAGTTGGTGTCTTTGCAGAAAGAGATGTTCTCTGCACTGGAACTACATTAcag AGTTCTGGACATGCCGACACAGGAATTGGGTCCTCCAGCACACAGAAAGTATGACATTGAAGCATGGATGCCTGGGAGGGACAGCTATGGAGAG attTCCAGTGGATCCAACTGTACAGACTACCAAAGCAGACGTCTCAACATCCTGTATGAGAGAGAGGATGGCAGCCTGCAGTACGCCCACACA GTGAATGCTACAGCATGTGCCATCCCCCGAACCATCATTGCTATCCTGGAGACTCACCAGACCAAA GATGGAACAGTGCGTGTCCCCCGGGCCCTGCAGCCTTATTTGGGCCTAGAAGTGATTGAGACGCCAAAGTACACTCCACTGAAATACATCGGACCCAACCAGCCCAGTCGACCACCCAGGCCTGCTCCCAAGACCAGATGA
- the LOC144515668 gene encoding uncharacterized protein LOC144515668 — protein MGILITAVFLWAVVGVGSRPVTSPLNDAKVECIIQETLNEDGSQHECDPQLAEELDEVQRHQGLLRELQRLAEQEDDNEQDDYNLADDESDFEQGDEETEEERDLTSLPKVTEGKKEDKTEADDTKEKIMEEPRIEDRGRDNEEERAKELEELLAEEITKEGKEERNDEELKELLKELKKKRYEAVKEREIQKGSGAEQEEEVEKKKEREDKEKKGKTVEDLEKQRIEERRKNEVELMGEREKVEKELKELLKERKESKSKPEQERERKEKQEELDELVRKMKRVQEEDEQETHGGKKEDGVDERTAEEKSEKKEGVEDKVPDEKAENEVKKKEAAVKEPLQKRVMEKASDEATRQFERERYKNADEEDGDEEDEDEYVREDEEGQEEEDDEEGNAEEDEGEELLEIEAELRKVAAELREFRRG, from the exons ATGGGAATTCTGATAACCGCAGTTTTTCTTTGGGCTGTCGTCGGAG TGGGAAGCCGGCCAGTTACCTCACCCCTTAATGATGCAAAG GTTGAATGTATTATTCAGGAGACACTGAACGAAGACGGGTCTCAACATGAGTGTGACCCACAGCTAGCAG AGGAACTTGATGAAGTGCAAAGACACCAGGGCCTGCTCAGGGAGCTGCAGAGGCTGGCTG AGCAAGAAGACGACAATGAGCAGGATGACTACAACCTGGCTGATGATGAGAGCGACTTCGAGCAGGGGGATGAGGAgacggaggaggagagagacctGACCAGCCTCCCGAAAGtgacagagggaaagaaagaagacaagACAGAGGCAGATGACACCAAGGAGAAGATAATGGAGGAGCCCCGGATtgaagacagagggagggacaaTGAAGAAGAGCGAGCCAAGGAGCTTGAGGAGCTGCTAGCTGAAGAGATCAccaaggaagggaaggaggagcGGAACGATGAAGAGCTCAAAGAACtgctgaaagagctgaagaaGAAACGCTACGAGGCggtgaaagagagggagatcCAGAAAGGCTCTGGGgcagagcaggaggaagaggtgGAGAAAAAGAAGGAACGGGAGGACAAGGAGAAGAAGGGAAAAACAGTGGAGGACTTGGAGAAGCAGAGGattgaggagaggaggaagaacgAGGTGGAGCTGAtgggggagagggagaaggtGGAGAAGgagctgaaggagctgctcaaagaaagaaaggaaagcaaGAGCAAGCCggagcaggagagggagaggaaggagaagcaGGAGGAGCTGGACGAACTTGTCAGGAAGATGAAACGGGTGCAGGAGGAAGACGAGCAGGAGACGCACGGCGGCAAGAAAGAGGACGGCGTGGACGAGAGGACAGCAGAGGAGAAGAGCGAGAAGAAGGAGGGCGTAGAGGATAAGGTGCCcgatgagaaagcagagaatgaagtcaagAAGAAGGAGGCGGCGGTGAAGGAGCCGCTGCAGAAGAGAGTGATGGAGAAAGCGAGCGATGAAGCCACGCGGCAGTTTGAGAGGGAGAGGTACAAGAATGCGGATGAGGAGGATGGGGACGAGGAAGATGAGGATGAATATGTcagagaggatgaggaggggcaggaggaggaagatgatgaGGAGGGTAACGCCGAAGAAGATGAAGGGgag GAGCTGCTGGAGATTGAAGCAGAGTTGCGCAAAGTCGCTGCAGAGCTGAGGGAGTTTCGCAGAGGATaa